The sequence CGGTGACTGAGGAAAAGAGGTGATGAGGAAATCAGTCCTTCGGCGTGGCTTTCCTGATTGCCCATGCCTCTAGTCCGCTTCCTACTCTGGAGCCCCTCCCAGAGCCGACCTCTGCACTCCATAGCCCGGATGTAGCAAGAGAAACGAGATGCTTTTGGAGCCTGTTCAGCTGCGTGAGCCTTCCAGGGTAGATTCATCGCGCGCCTGGGACCAAATACTCAGCAGTTGCTTGTGACTCagatccagctactttgctggcTTGCGAGACCAGGCTATTACTCTGCAAACAGGAGCAGAAGTGTCTTCTTTCACCCGATCGCCTCTTTGCCTGGCCAGGAGCCACTGGCTCGTAGGCGCCCCACTTCGCGCTGCAAGAGACGTGGATTTGAGACCCCCTACGCGCCAGAGCCCAGCTCGCGCGCGTAAATGACAGACAGCGCATGTGCTATGCCGCACGTCAGCGCGCCAGTGGTCAGGAGTCCAAACCattcctgcccacccccacccccggccgcTCCCTTTCTCGTTTGCCCAATCCAAAGGTACGGCAGAGGTCCGGCGTGACGCATGCGCGTCTTGGTGCACACTAGCGCGCATGCTCTGGAGTGTGcacatttttttcccccctccgAGAACTGCGCTTGATGGTACGGCCTGGGCGGGGCGAGGCAGAAGCCGCGAAATCCGCGCGAAATCCGCGGGAACTAGCTTTTTGGCGCCATGGCGCAAAGTCGTGTTACCGATTTCTATGCGCGCCGTCGCCCGAGCCTTACTGCTTCGCGGGCCAAGTCGGCCTGTCTCACCCCGAGCCCCAGTGGGCTTGTGACCCCCGAGTTCACCCGGAGCAGCAGCCGCAAGCGTGCCCGTCCCGCCACCGAACCCAGGAGCGACCAGCCCGCACCGCTCGCGCGCCGGAGGCTGCGGCTTCCTGGACTGGTGAGGCGCGCGTGGGACCCCAGAGGACCCCTGGTTAGGAGAGGAAACCCTGGCTATCGGGCACTGAGGCAGGGGACTGGGCGCCAAGCCCGAGGGAGGAGTAGAGTCTCGATCAGGCTGGCtactcctttctttcctcagggGAACCAGCAGCCGCGTGCAAGAGGGGTCCTGGGCTTcctgggaggctgcagcaggcaggGGTTAGGGGTGGGTATTCCGCAAAGAATTGGGCTGGAACTTCTGAAatggagagaaaacacaagagagtcaggcctggaagcTGCTTCAAGGAGGAAGAGGCCCCACAAACCAGGTGGATCTTTCCTGTATCATTAGACGCCTCAATTGGCAGGCATTGCCCTAGAGCCTGTCTCCAGCCCTCCGGGCCTAGTGAACTTACAACCTGGTTCTTGCTCTGCAGGCCGGTGCTCCTCCTGCAGAGCAGgtacccccactcccacccccagtgtATTGATCTGTGGCTTCTTAATGACCAGGACTCCTGCTCCAGTTCCCCAGCTGATCCCAGCTCTCCAGCTGACCCTGGCTCCCCAGTAAGCCCATCTCCTGTCAAGAGAATAAAGATCGCCACTGTTTCAGAAGGTCCAGGCCTTTCTGCCACAGCCCAAAAGCAGGACAAGGTAAGGCTGGACTGAGGGTGGGCCGTGGGCAGGGTGATGGATAACGGGTAGAACTGACAGCACCTCTTGTCCCTAGGTCTCCTCAGAGGATTCGATCTCTGAGCTCCAGTCCTGTCTGAGGCGGGCCCGTAAGTTGGGAGCCAGGGCTCGGGCCCTGAGGGCCAAAGTCCAGGAGAATGCTGTGGAGTCTTGTACGCCAGATGCCAAGGTGCCCACAGAGCAACCATGGTGAGTCCTAGTGGGCCACAAGACAAGGTCCAGGGGAGGACAGGCTGTTAGGCACTGTAGGGCTTGAGTGGGTGGGTGGCCTGGGTGCCGTGACTTCCAGGGAGACGATTAGTGTGGCCACGAAGCTGGGAGCCAGATTGCCTAGACATATATACAGCACATATCTACACCTCACCAGCACTATGCCCTTCTCCCCCACCTGAAAAGGACATGGTCACTCCTGTCTTTGGCTCCTTCTAAATGCTATGGGCAGCTGTGGACGCTGTGCCTGTCTATGTCTTTATCTGGGCAGGCAGGTGAGGCAGAGATTATGTGTGGATACTGTCCTCACAGGCAGCGGCAGATCTGCAAGGACTTTGCAAATGGGTAGTTAGTTTTGAGGCTTTGGTTGTAAAGGGCTCTGTTACCTTGTTgtccggtggtggtggtggggtcacaTTGTGTGGTTTGGTGGTCTAATGAGACTGTTTCCCGTTGACAGTGTCGAGAAAGTCCCTGCCTACCAGCGCTTCCATGCCCTGGCCCAGCCTGGTCCCCCTGGCCTTATCCTGCCCTACAAGTATCAAGTGCTGGCCGAGATGTTCCGTAGCATGGACACCATCGTGAGCATGCTTCACAATCGAGCTGAGACTGTGACCTTCGCTAAAGTCAAGCAAGGTGTCCAGGACATGATGCGCAagtgagtggggagggagggcgggTTTGGTTGCCCTCGAAGTCTGCTGCCAGTCTGCGTGGTCCTTCTGACCcagccctctctttcttcttctctaggCGCTTTGAAGAGCGCAATGTGGGCCAGATCAAAACCGTGTACCCCACATCATATTGCTTCCGCCAGGAATGCAATGTCCCCACGTTCAAGGACAGCATCAAGAGATCTGATTACCAACTCACCATAGAGCCCTTGCTGGACCGGGGTGAGTCTTGGTCGAGGTTCTGGGTGTGCTCACTAACCTTGGCCTTGGGGGTGAGCATGAGGTGTTGGTATCAGGCCTAGTTTTGGGATTTCAGGTGGGCAGCTGGATGGACCTGGGCTCACCGTGTTTTCTTCTTACAGAGGCTGGTGGTGGTGCCACGCAGCTCACAGCCACGTGCCTCCTGCAGCGCAGGCACATCTTCCGACAGAACCTGGTGGAGCGAGTCAAGCAGCATCACAAAGTGAGTGCTGGGGTTTGTGGAGGCCATTGAGCAGGTTCAATCCCCCTGTAAGCGGACAGTGGCCTTAAGTGCCCTGCTCCCCGTTCAGTGCCCCCGTCCTCACTGCAAAGACAAAGATTTCTCTTAACCCCTTGCTATGGATATCTTAAAATGTGAGGAGGGTTGATTCCGTTGCTGACACCTTCTGTATAGGCTGGAGCTGGGGCAGAGCTGCCTGGAACCCAAAAGCTGGGGGGTTCAGGATTTCCTTGAGACCCTGAGAGAGTTCTCATGCCACTGTCAACCATACCTATATGCTAGGAACGCGCCTCTTTATACCTGGCCGTTTCCCTAGGCAGAGAAAGGCTAAGTTGTTTGTttgcctgggttttttttttttttagctgggATTGAATTGAGTAGCCCAACGCTCTCCTTCCCCTCAGGCTTTCCTTGCTGCACTGAACCCCCCCATGGCCGTGCCTGAAGACCAGCTGACCCGCTGGCACCCCCGCTTCAATGTGGATGAAGTGCCTGACATTGAACCAGCCGAACTGCCCCAGCCTCCCGTCAGGGAGAAGCTCACCACCGCCCAGGAGGTGTTGTCCCGAGCCCGCAGCTTGATGTCACCCAAGGTGAGGCTCTTGAGCCTCTAAAATTCATCCCTTTCTTCTCAGGGAGTATGGTCAGCAGCCTGACCCCAGTGGGTGGAGGTAGTAGCTGAGTGCCTCTGGGTTTGTTACCTGATCACTTTCTCAGCTAAGGGCACAGAAATAAGATGTGCCCCGTATTCTCTCACActcatgcgtgtacacacactcacCGCAACAGCTCAGCTGGCTGTGTCTATCTGCTGGGACTCCGAGACTAGGGAACTTGGCCTGGAGAGAGGGGATTCCTGGATGGGCAAAGGGCTTCCCCTCACAAGGCTGGGGCAGTTAGTCACCGTTTGTGACATCTGTCCTGTGCCTACTCTGCAGATGGAGAAGGCCTTGAGTAACCTGGTCCTGCGCTCAGCCGAGCCTAGTAGCTCTGGGTCGCCCTCTAGTCCAGCACTCCCAGCCACTCCACCAGCCACCCCCCCAGCTGCCTCTCCCAGTGCCCTGAAGGGTGTGTCCCAGGCCTTGCTGGAGCGGGTAAGTCCCCGGTCATGGGGAGGGGGCCTTGGTGACAAGAGGGGGGCCTTGGTAACCATTTGCTGCTGACCCACTTCGTACAGATAAGGGCCAAGGAGGTCCAGAAGCAGCTGGCACAGATGACCCGGTGCCCGGAACAGGAGCTCCGGCTGCGGCGGTTAGAGCGTTTGCCAGAGCTGGCCCGCGTGTTGCGTGGTGTCTTTGTGTCTGAGCGCAAGCCAGCGCTCACTATGGAGGTGGTCTGCGCGAGGATGGTGGAGAGCTGCCGAGCTGCCCTGAGCCCCGGTTTGTACAGAGCAAGAGAGGGCTGAGGGTGGGCGTGGTCAAGCTCACCGTGTCCTTGGCAAGAAGCTGG is a genomic window of Peromyscus maniculatus bairdii isolate BWxNUB_F1_BW_parent chromosome 5, HU_Pman_BW_mat_3.1, whole genome shotgun sequence containing:
- the Cdt1 gene encoding DNA replication factor Cdt1; protein product: MAQSRVTDFYARRRPSLTASRAKSACLTPSPSGLVTPEFTRSSSRKRARPATEPRSDQPAPLARRRLRLPGLDSCSSSPADPSSPADPGSPVSPSPVKRIKIATVSEGPGLSATAQKQDKVSSEDSISELQSCLRRARKLGARARALRAKVQENAVESCTPDAKVPTEQPCVEKVPAYQRFHALAQPGPPGLILPYKYQVLAEMFRSMDTIVSMLHNRAETVTFAKVKQGVQDMMRKRFEERNVGQIKTVYPTSYCFRQECNVPTFKDSIKRSDYQLTIEPLLDREAGGGATQLTATCLLQRRHIFRQNLVERVKQHHKAFLAALNPPMAVPEDQLTRWHPRFNVDEVPDIEPAELPQPPVREKLTTAQEVLSRARSLMSPKMEKALSNLVLRSAEPSSSGSPSSPALPATPPATPPAASPSALKGVSQALLERIRAKEVQKQLAQMTRCPEQELRLRRLERLPELARVLRGVFVSERKPALTMEVVCARMVESCRAALSPGEMEKHVLLLSELLPDWLSLHRVRTDTYIKLDKAADLAGLTARLTHQVHTEGL